A window of the Linepithema humile isolate Giens D197 chromosome 4, Lhum_UNIL_v1.0, whole genome shotgun sequence genome harbors these coding sequences:
- the Pfdn2 gene encoding prefoldin subunit 2, which yields MASEKKPPKTKNAEEILTEFQTLRDEQRMCVKKLSEMEMELNEHKIVIDTLKNVDPKRKCYRMIGGILCERTVEDVMPALVTNKEQLAKVIDALNDQVTKKGIEINEYKEKHNIRIRGQDDLQRQDENSNKEAKRNAIVVNPIDV from the exons ATGGCTAGCGAGAAGAAACCGCCGAAGACGAAAAATGCCGAGGAGATATTGACGGAGTTTCAAACACTACGGGATGAACAAAGAATGTGTGTGAAGAAATTATCAGAAATGGAAATGGAGCTGAACGAGCACAA GATTGTTATTGATacgttaaaaaatgtagatcCCAAGAGGAAATGCTACAGAATGATTGGTGGGATTTTATGCGAGCGTACAGTTGAAGATGTGATGCCTGCTTTGGTGACGAACAAAGAACAG TTGGCCAAAGTAATAGATGCATTAAACGATCAAGTAACAAAGAAAGGAATTGAGATCAACGAGTATAAAGAGAAGCACAATATCAGAATCAGAGGACAAGATGATTTACAGCGGCAAGATGAGAACAGTAACAAGGAAGCAAAGAGAAATGCAATTGTTGTGAATCCGATTGACGTTTga
- the Ubr1 gene encoding E3 ubiquitin-protein ligase UBR2, with protein MSNENAKSQPLAQPIEDMDLASIQPIFPDTSTPCVDVWLEKMNNRVLTNINFREYWRVWVPKIYSLERNGNCLEWTVDEETANRMLFKTLEEFICGGDPQVILKELSKMENPPSICGKMFKMGEPTYSCRECGMDSTCVLCVDCFKQSAHRNHKYKMGTSNGGGCCDCGDTEAWRSEPFCKIHLAGTQSKESRGNKLPGDIAERAVIVFEAVLEYCYELLTSRHTVSLPSNLCIRDTSYYSLADDQMNTFDTYCTVLFNDEHHTFDQVISMLTRVLKCLQKEAIEYVTNVDREGRAVVKCSVFRTCNELRAEIERFTYRHSNQPLKVLVLHTHIVAHQTFAMRLLNWLQQFISHCEGFRVLFSNIALNTKLPDVSIVEGILTRDSQLWKSARTAWHRLFISGMLMEYESKKSLAIMFTYNYGLVMKDFIKDDHDHAFSIVSLSVQLFTVPTLAHLLIAHHDVLFILLNTFISESSRRCNAAGKLEFERNMPHQTFKRAQYILYDLRYLLSAKPDKWTDDLKRGFLQGISLLLTLFCSMQCMDAVLRQVGQHMEYEPEWESAFNLHIKLSPVITLALEWCGSDRVVLVKTFILLLRKLYEQLGNDPAPSQVRELADHSATCLQYDVSIEPVSIHLPLSRFLAGLFLQLEKYRLHFHSPEFINQTKPTPEQIIEPVLTAQAMISQVHSGMWRRNGYSLLNQLYFYHNVKCRSEMLDRDIILLQVGARLIESNEFLIHVLNKFNLLNWAQPDFEVNALKNAEEDGMRQTINLVEEFLGLLITIIGERHVPGVGHVTADDRLKKEIIQQLCIKPLSHSELSKTLPEDVVHHIQTDMERVIHEVADFKKPAQVSAGKGVYELKPHLYSEYNVFFYHYTKEEHSRSEEVQRKRRKTQGELECCPPPKLPKLTDRFTLVVNLLQCDVMLHIMQTVLERALNFMARSFSEPQVHKILHLIGYALQEQESGHYPFFVFSERAAKWKIYKLLEDLSSSSRIEAHKDLLTWVLAKYREVASLNSMDVCPAAAQQPEQQQQQQQAGEADANTNKEKDKEWRTKMAAQKRAKIMAQMTAMQKHFMKKNATLFEEATLDANSKSNDRGSAMDLSESSQEGSPVALGINQTNRLFEQRAYTCILCQEDQIVTENGPAMVLAAFVQQSTVLCQRRSDLHESDPLYLSAKLGASPYTSTCGHVMHGRCWQDYFDNVLAKENRRPYRSRQPAGFDAENHEYLCPLCECLSNTVLLLVPPLGMLQPTPDPQPNISFEMWLKVMALTMECKPNGRFGKVMDTEEDGLGEREMGSCEKMKKVINPMTVLSHEIKEAWEPFNAQYSRSGPKLARKMETMIHMYASLFGQATYLKGFGCHDEGLKVPLLAWKSTAYTIHSIEFLLRDMEKPLLGAMTSRQTDSLESLVRLSALLGANFSNRVNLWSDREQIVLHAVSLLTILMENPASGPSILDIDPFGVLVPLINSLPSVFHTLKAYEINSNPPPIITGDVFESHAVKLVFLCHIVKILFTSDIPNAMEVDINEGDAETLEESDIALFHILGVHFNKQKANDIWRQVETACRPFLRCCAIYFHYVSDVPAPAELTQLHGDTYEKLCLYLGLPDTCKALIYTYLDATLKLVNVWRNHPTVWGHLSGTKKAQIVKDPLRVNKLVDLPDDYSELINSISLFTCPNSEREDSRNPTMCLVCGEMLCSQSYCCQMELNKTAVGACTYHASKCGYGVGIFLRVRECEIMFLRTPSRGSFVCAPYLDEYGETDQGLRRGNPLHLCHEKYRRLNHLWLGHGLHESVARAIEQSSNNLMPTQWQHL; from the coding sequence ATGAGTAATGAAAATGCAAAGAGCCAGCCGCTGGCTCAACCAATCGAAGACATGGATCTTGCTTCGATACAGCCTATATTTCCGGACACAAGCACACCATGTGTGGACGTGTGGCTGGAGAAGATGAACAACAGAGTGTTgacaaacattaattttagagAATATTGGCGTGTCTGGGTGCCAAAGATATATAGTCTGGAACGTAACGGCAACTGTCTAGAGTGGACAGTCGATGAGGAAACAGCAAACAGGATGCTTTTTAAGACTCTGGAGGAATTCATTTGCGGCGGTGATCCGCAGGTGATCTTGAAGGAGCTCAGCAAAATGGAGAATCCGCCGTCTATATGCGGCAAGATGTTCAAGATGGGTGAACCGACGTACAGCTGCAGGGAGTGCGGTATGGACTCGACGTGTGTTCTATGTGTGGACTGCTTTAAACAGTCCGCCCATCGGAATCACAAGTATAAAATGGGCACGTCTAACGGCGGCGGTTGCTGCGACTGCGGCGACACAGAAGCCTGGAGAAGCGAACCGTTCTGCAAAATACATCTGGCGGGGACGCAGTCGAAGGAGTCGCGCGGCAACAAATTACCCGGTGATATCGCTGAGAGGGCGGTGATAGTTTTTGAGGCAGTGTTAGAGTACTGTTACGAACTCTTGACCTCGCGGCACACCGTGTCGTTACCGTCGAATCTCTGTATCAGAGACACGTCGTATTACTCGCTCGCGGATGATCAAATGAACACTTTCGATACTTATTGCACTGTGCTATTCAACGATGAGCATCACACGTTTGATCAAGTGATAAGCATGCTGACGCGCGTCCTCAAGTGCTTGCAGAAGGAAGCCATAGAATACGTAACCAATGTCGATCGAGAGGGCAGAGCGGTGGTGAAGTGCTCGGTGTTTCGAACCTGCAACGAGCTACGCGCCGAGATCGAGAGGTTCACCTACAGACACAGTAATCAGCCACTCAAGGTTCTCGTACTTCACACACACATAGTCGCCCATCAGACGTTCGCTATGAGACTGCTCAACTGGCTGCAACAGTTCATAAGCCATTGCGAGGGCTTTCGCGTGCTGTTCAGCAACATCGCGCTCAACACGAAGCTGCCCGACGTGTCGATCGTCGAAGGCATACTCACGAGAGACTCGCAACTGTGGAAGTCCGCGAGAACGGCCTGGCACAGATTGTTCATATCTGGAATGCTTATGGAATACGAGAGCAAGAAGTCGCTCGCCATCATGTTCACTTACAATTACGGCTTGGTCATGAAGGACTTTATCAAGGACGACCACGATCACGCATTCTCGATCGTCTCGCTCTCCGTTCAACTGTTCACTGTGCCGACCCTGGCGCATCTACTCATCGCTCATCACGACGTGTTGTTTATCCTGCTGAACACGTTCATCTCGGAGAGCTCCCGGCGATGTAACGCGGCCGGGAAATTGGAATTCGAAAGGAACATGCCGCATCAGACCTTCAAGCGAGCTCAATACATACTCTACGATCTGCGATACCTGTTGAGCGCGAAGCCGGACAAATGGACGGACGATTTGAAACGCGGCTTTCTGCAGGGTATCTCTTTGCTACTAACGCTCTTTTGCAGCATGCAATGCATGGACGCTGTGCTACGGCAGGTCGGCCAGCACATGGAATACGAGCCAGAGTGGGAATCTGCGTTCAATCTCCACATCAAACTATCGCCGGTCATCACTCTCGCCCTGGAATGGTGCGGCTCGGACCGAGTGGTTCTCGTCAAGACCTTCATATTGCTGCTGAGAAAGCTGTACGAGCAGCTGGGGAACGATCCGGCGCCGAGTCAGGTGCGCGAGCTGGCGGATCATAGCGCGACGTGTCTGCAATACGACGTATCGATCGAACCGGTCTCGATACATCTGCCGCTTTCGCGGTTCCTCGCCGGTTTATTCCTGCAGCTGGAGAAGTACCGTCTGCACTTCCACTCGCCCGAGTTCATCAATCAGACGAAGCCGACGCCCGAGCAGATCATCGAGCCCGTGCTGACGGCGCAGGCTATGATCTCACAGGTCCACTCGGGCATGTGGCGGCGAAACGGCTACTCTCTGCTGAATCAGCTGTACTTTTATCACAATGTCAAGTGCCGCAGCGAGATGCTGGATCGAGATATCATTCTGCTGCAAGTCGGCGCGCGTCTGATTGAGAGCAACGAATTTCTCATTCACGTTCTCAACAAGTTCAATCTCCTCAACTGGGCGCAGCCGGATTTTGAGGTGAACGCCCTGAAGAACGCGGAGGAGGATGGTATGCGGCAAACGATCAATCTGGTGGAAGAGTTCCTGGGCCTGCTGATCACGATCATCGGCGAGAGACACGTGCCCGGCGTCGGTCATGTAACCGCGGACGACCGGCTGAAGAAGGAGATCATACAGCAGCTGTGCATAAAGCCGCTCTCGCATTCGGAGCTGAGTAAAACGTTGCCGGAGGACGTCGTTCATCACATCCAGACCGACATGGAGAGAGTGATACACGAGGTGGCGGATTTCAAGAAACCGGCTCAAGTGTCCGCCGGCAAAGGCGTGTACGAGCTGAAGCCGCATCTGTATTCGGAGTACAACGTGTTCTTCTATCACTACACGAAGGAGGAGCACAGCAGGTCCGAGGAGGTTCAGCGGAAGCGCAGGAAAACTCAGGGCGAACTGGAGTGCTGTCCGCCACCGAAGCTGCCCAAATTAACGGACCGGTTCACTCTGGTGGTGAACCTGCTGCAGTGCGACGTTATGCTGCACATCATGCAAACCGTGCTGGAGCGCGCGCTCAACTTTATGGCCAGAAGCTTCTCCGAACCGCAGGTTCACAAGATACTCCATCTAATCGGTTATGCATTGCAGGAACAGGAATCCGGCCACTATCCCTTCTTCGTGTTTTCGGAGCGAGCGGCCAAGTGGAAGATCTACAAACTGCTGGAGGATCTGTCCAGCAGTTCGCGTATAGAGGCTCACAAGGATCTGCTTACATGGGTGTTGGCGAAGTACCGTGAAGTTGCCAGCTTGAATAGCATGGATGTTTGTCCGGCGGCCGCTCAGCAGCcggagcagcagcagcagcagcagcaggcgGGCGAGGCGGACGCCAACACCAACAAGGAGAAGGACAAAGAGTGGCGTACGAAGATGGCAGCTCAGAAGCGTGCCAAGATCATGGCGCAGATGACAGCTATGCAGAAGCACTTCATGAAGAAGAATGCTACTCTGTTCGAAGAGGCGACCCTGGACGCCAACAGCAAGTCCAACGATCGTGGCTCAGCTATGGACCTGTCTGAGTCATCTCAGGAGGGTTCTCCGGTCGCCCTCGGCATCAACCAAACGAACCGATTGTTCGAGCAGAGGGCGTACACGTGCATCCTGTGCCAGGAGGATCAGATTGTGACGGAGAACGGCCCGGCGATGGTGCTGGCCGCCTTTGTCCAGCAGTCCACCGTGCTGTGTCAACGCCGGTCCGATCTTCACGAGTCCGATCCGCTTTACCTGTCGGCAAAACTGGGCGCGTCGCCGTACACGAGCACCTGCGGCCACGTGATGCACGGCCGCTGCTGGCAAGACTACTTCGACAACGTTCTTGCTAAGGAGAACCGACGACCTTACAGATCGCGACAGCCGGCTGGCTTTGACGCCGAGAACCACGAGTATCTCTGTCCGCTGTGCGAGTGTCTCAGCAATACCGTTCTTCTGCTCGTGCCGCCCCTCGGAATGCTGCAGCCGACTCCGGATCCACAGCCAAACATCAGTTTCGAGATGTGGCTGAAGGTCATGGCGCTCACGATGGAGTGCAAGCCAAACGGTAGGTTCGGCAAGGTCATGGACACGGAGGAGGACGGGCTGGGGGAGAGGGAGATGGGCAGCTGTGAAAAGATGAAGAAGGTCATCAACCCTATGACCGTTCTCTCCCACGAGATCAAGGAAGCGTGGGAGCCGTTCAATGCTCAATATTCGCGATCAGGTCCGAAACTTGCACGAAAAATGGAGACGATGATACACATGTACGCGTCGCTGTTCGGCCAGGCCACGTATCTAAAGGGATTCGGATGCCACGACGAGGGTCTGAAGGTGCCTTTGCTAGCCTGGAAGTCAACGGCGTACACGATCCACTCGATAGAGTTTCTGCTGCGCGACATGGAGAAGCCGTTGTTGGGCGCCATGACCTCGCGACAAACTGACAGCCTGGAAAGTCTCGTGCGACTGTCGGCGCTGCTGGGTGCGAATTTCTCAAATCGCGTAAACCTCTGGTCGGACCGCGAGCAGATCGTCCTCCACGCGGTGTCGCTGCTGACGATACTGATGGAGAATCCTGCCAGCGGGCCCAGCATCTTGGACATCGATCCGTTCGGCGTACTGGTGCCGCTCATCAACTCGCTACCGAGCGTCTTTCACACCCTCAAGGCGTACGAGATCAACTCGAATCCACCGCCCATCATCACAGGTGATGTGTTCGAGTCGCACGCGGTCAAGCTCGTGTTCCTGTGCCACATAGTGAAGATCTTGTTCACGAGTGACATCCCGAACGCTATGGAGGTGGACATTAACGAGGGAGACGCCGAGACGTTGGAGGAGTCGGACATCGCCCTGTTCCACATTCTGGGCGTCCACTTCAACAAGCAAAAGGCCAACGACATCTGGCGGCAGGTGGAGACCGCCTGTCGGCCCTTCCTCCGCTGCTGCGCCATTTACTTCCACTACGTGTCCGACGTGCCGGCGCCGGCCGAATTGACGCAGCTGCACGGCGATACGTATGAGAAACTCTGCCTCTACCTGGGACTGCCCGACACCTGCAAGGCTCTGATCTACACCTACCTGGACGCGACCCTGAAATTGGTGAACGTATGGCGGAACCATCCGACTGTGTGGGGTCATCTGTCCGGCACGAAGAAGGCGCAGATCGTCAAGGACCCGCTGAGGGTGAACAAACTGGTGGACCTGCCGGACGACTACAGCGAGCTCATCAACTCGATATCGCTGTTCACGTGCCCGAACAGCGAGCGCGAGGACTCGCGCAACCCGACCATGTGCCTGGTCTGCGGCGAGATGCTCTGCTCGCAGAGCTACTGCTGCCAGATGGAGCTCAACAAGACCGCGGTGGGCGCGTGTACGTATCACGCGAGCAAGTGCGGCTACGGCGTCGGCATATTCCTGCGCGTGCGGGAATGCGAGATCATGTTCCTGCGCACGCCCAGCCGCGGCTCCTTCGTCTGCGCGCCGTATCTCGACGAATACGGCGAGACGGATCAGGGCCTGCGACGCGGGAATCCGCTGCACCTGTGCCACGAGAAGTACCGTCGGCTCAATCACCTCTGGCTCGGCCACGGGCTGCACGAGTCCGTCGCGCGGGCCATCGAGCAGTCCTCGAACAATCTCATGCCGACCCAGTGGCAGCATCTATAA